From one Spiroplasma endosymbiont of Lasioglossum villosulum genomic stretch:
- a CDS encoding IS30 family transposase, which produces MSYKHLGIDERIYIENQLKFKFKISEIAKNLNRSISTIIREINRNKDNNHYFSLIAQNKAENRKQSHISFHKFKNKNLVKYVQQKLLLGWSPEQIYGRIKNFHKEWVMSFKTIYTWIYFGMLDKVTSKNLRRKGKKRKSKENRGKFNGKSIKERDINVNDRITLGHWEGDTIVSSRGKSKSCLITLVERVSRFTLAILVKNRTTKVINKNVSYYLSILPKNIVKTITFDRGKEFSNWQQLEKNLDIKIYFANPYSPWQRGTNENTNGLIREKFPKKFIFSKTNKNEVHKFILSLNQRPRKILNYLSPIEYLDRKII; this is translated from the coding sequence ATGAGTTATAAACATCTTGGCATAGATGAAAGGATTTATATTGAGAATCAATTGAAATTTAAATTTAAAATTAGTGAAATAGCTAAAAATCTTAATCGAAGTATTAGTACTATTATTCGAGAAATTAATAGAAATAAAGATAATAATCATTATTTTTCATTAATTGCACAAAATAAAGCTGAAAATCGAAAACAATCACATATTAGTTTTCATAAGTTTAAAAATAAGAATTTAGTAAAATATGTACAACAAAAATTACTATTAGGTTGATCACCTGAACAAATTTATGGCAGAATTAAAAATTTTCATAAAGAGTGAGTTATGAGTTTTAAAACAATTTATACTTGAATTTATTTTGGAATGCTTGATAAAGTTACTAGTAAAAATTTAAGAAGAAAAGGTAAAAAACGAAAATCTAAAGAAAATCGTGGCAAGTTTAATGGTAAATCAATTAAAGAACGAGATATAAATGTTAATGATCGTATAACACTTGGTCATTGAGAAGGAGATACTATAGTATCATCACGAGGTAAAAGCAAATCATGTTTAATAACTTTAGTTGAAAGAGTATCACGATTTACTTTAGCAATATTAGTTAAAAACAGAACTACTAAAGTTATTAATAAAAATGTTAGTTATTATTTATCAATTCTTCCTAAAAACATTGTTAAAACTATTACTTTTGATCGTGGCAAAGAATTTTCAAATTGACAACAACTTGAAAAAAATTTAGATATAAAAATTTATTTTGCCAATCCATATTCACCTTGACAAAGAGGTACTAATGAAAATACTAATGGTTTAATTAGAGAAAAATTTCCTAAAAAATTTATTTTTTCAAAAACTAATAAAAATGAAGTTCATAAATTTATATTGTCTTTAAACCAAAGACCAAGAAAAATACTAAATTATCTTTCACCAATCGAATATTTGGATAGAAAAATAATTTAG
- the pheS gene encoding phenylalanine--tRNA ligase subunit alpha: protein MLAVNDLKKRLEIIRQQAFNNIDEVADLHKLQVLKSQYLGKNSDINNILKSLEKFPHNFRIEIGQAANKLKKEINEYIIKKFNEIEKDNINERLKSSEIDLTLPGIDFNIGHINPLLKAVTEISEIFKNLGYQIISGNEVENEEYNFNRLNLPFDHPARDMQDTFYLENNNDKLNRWLLRTHATNMTARILSEQDKNSKETTAIISLGNVYRKDDDDVTHSHQFMQVDGFLVGSNITFANLKWTLNYFCQQFFGMETKTRLRPSYFPFTEPSVEVDVSCPKCNTEGCSLCKYTGWIEVLGAGMIHPNVFIAAGLDETTAGFAFGVGIERITMIKYGIDDIRLFYNNDFRFLKQF, encoded by the coding sequence ATGTTAGCGGTTAACGATTTAAAAAAAAGATTAGAAATTATTAGACAGCAAGCATTTAATAATATTGATGAAGTTGCTGATTTACATAAATTGCAAGTTTTAAAATCACAATATTTAGGTAAAAATTCGGATATTAATAATATATTAAAATCTTTAGAAAAGTTTCCTCATAATTTTAGAATTGAAATTGGTCAAGCAGCTAATAAATTAAAAAAAGAAATTAATGAATATATAATAAAAAAATTTAATGAAATTGAGAAAGATAACATTAATGAGCGTCTTAAATCTTCAGAAATTGATTTAACACTACCGGGTATTGATTTTAATATTGGTCACATCAATCCTCTATTAAAAGCTGTTACCGAAATATCTGAAATTTTTAAAAATTTGGGTTATCAAATCATTAGTGGTAATGAAGTAGAAAATGAAGAATATAATTTTAATCGCTTAAATTTACCATTTGATCATCCAGCAAGAGATATGCAAGATACTTTTTATCTTGAAAATAATAATGACAAACTTAATCGTTGATTATTAAGAACACACGCTACAAATATGACTGCACGCATTCTTAGCGAGCAAGATAAAAATTCAAAAGAAACCACGGCTATTATTAGTTTAGGAAATGTTTATCGAAAAGATGATGATGATGTTACTCATTCTCATCAATTTATGCAAGTTGATGGGTTTTTAGTTGGTTCTAACATTACTTTTGCAAATTTAAAATGAACATTAAATTATTTTTGTCAGCAATTTTTTGGTATGGAAACTAAAACAAGATTACGTCCTAGTTATTTCCCATTTACGGAGCCTTCAGTTGAAGTAGATGTAAGTTGTCCAAAATGTAATACAGAAGGTTGTTCATTATGTAAGTATACTGGTTGAATTGAAGTTTTGGGTGCTGGTATGATTCATCCAAATGTTTTTATTGCTGCTGGTTTAGATGAAACAACAGCAGGTTTTGCCTTTGGTGTAGGCATTGAAAGAATTACTATGATTAAATATGGCATTGACGATATCAGATTATTTTATAATAATGATTTTCGATTCTTAAAACAATTTTAA
- a CDS encoding terminase small subunit: MQEEKIKIRTIFNDAKALREKLEEYFNHCKQTEEVPTKIGMLVYLDITENTLYSWKQKKRNTFLQQINWAYLQIRHINTQRYLKANANNTAWYLERAFVKEYHLSTKILIKSSDNTAPIAISLENKGKNKC, translated from the coding sequence GTGCAAGAAGAAAAAATAAAAATAAGAACAATTTTTAATGATGCAAAAGCATTAAGAGAAAAATTAGAAGAATATTTTAATCATTGTAAACAAACTGAAGAAGTACCAACTAAAATTGGTATGTTAGTTTATTTAGATATTACAGAAAATACTCTTTATAGTTGAAAACAAAAAAAGAGAAATACTTTTTTACAACAAATTAATTGAGCATATTTACAAATACGTCATATTAATACACAAAGATATTTAAAAGCAAATGCAAATAATACTGCATGATATTTAGAAAGAGCATTTGTGAAAGAATATCATTTATCTACAAAAATTTTAATAAAAAGTAGTGATAATACAGCCCCTATAGCAATTAGTTTAGAAAATAAAGGTAAGAATAAATGTTAA
- a CDS encoding recombinase RecT produces MKNGYEKYLYMSKEQIEEHFNTYSETYKKNKKFIVSSFEAMALKTVLTQLLRKWGIMSVDMQTAYENDQAIITETEKIYIDNPSNNNHVEVKIIDSNNNIDNTDINSALSKLQELEKEEEIIENFEV; encoded by the coding sequence TTAAAAAATGGTTATGAAAAATATTTATATATGTCAAAAGAACAAATAGAAGAACATTTTAATACTTATTCAGAAACTTATAAAAAAAATAAAAAATTTATTGTTAGTAGTTTTGAAGCAATGGCATTAAAAACTGTACTTACTCAATTATTAAGAAAATGAGGAATTATGTCAGTTGATATGCAAACTGCTTATGAAAATGACCAAGCAATTATTACTGAAACAGAAAAAATATATATTGATAATCCAAGTAATAATAATCATGTTGAAGTTAAAATTATTGATTCAAATAATAATATTGATAATACTGATATAAATTCTGCTTTATCTAAATTACAAGAATTAGAAAAAGAAGAAGAAATTATAGAAAATTTTGAAGTGTAA
- a CDS encoding PD-(D/E)XK nuclease family protein gives MSKLIFKKETHQYFIDNKELISVSRIIDNYLGFGYSHISPEVLKNASVRGKWVHKLNELYLQNINQENIINNLLKKLKPVTNSINYSYCKKSLMFLKEKFKDKNNYEFIIEKPIADNLIAGTPDLVYLDKKKNKYYLIDYKTYAYIDDDKLKRIKLQLTAYYCMLLDNGIIPSYKTYVYLTNKNTQQEIKIEITNELIIEWMNAKTKYFKGENKNETI, from the coding sequence ATGAGTAAATTAATTTTTAAAAAAGAAACTCATCAATATTTTATTGACAATAAAGAATTAATATCAGTTTCTAGAATTATTGATAATTATTTAGGTTTTGGCTATAGTCATATATCACCAGAAGTATTAAAAAATGCTTCAGTTCGTGGTAAATGAGTTCATAAACTTAATGAATTATATTTACAAAATATTAATCAAGAAAATATTATTAATAATTTATTAAAAAAATTAAAACCAGTAACAAATTCAATAAATTATTCTTATTGTAAAAAATCACTTATGTTTTTAAAAGAAAAATTTAAAGATAAAAATAATTATGAATTTATTATAGAAAAACCTATTGCTGATAATTTAATTGCTGGAACACCAGATTTAGTTTATTTAGATAAAAAAAAGAATAAGTATTATTTAATAGATTATAAAACTTATGCTTATATTGATGATGATAAATTAAAAAGAATTAAATTACAATTAACTGCTTATTATTGTATGTTACTTGATAATGGCATAATTCCATCTTATAAAACTTATGTTTATTTAACTAATAAAAATACTCAGCAAGAAATAAAAATAGAAATAACAAATGAATTAATAATTGAATGAATGAATGCAAAAACAAAATATTTTAAAGGAGAAAATAAAAATGAAACCATTTAA
- a CDS encoding dUTP diphosphatase, with the protein MLNSKQFSTIIQLQNELDKKIIINRGVSDIKTLNSRFLALLVELGEFANEQRCFKYWSSKPSSEKSVMLEEYIDSLHFILSIGNSLNIDFQNFSFSEKTNYQDLNLAFIDLFAFVTTFFKSKSSNDFFELLNIYFTIGKKCNFNSEDIISCYIYKNEINHLRQSQNY; encoded by the coding sequence ATGTTAAATTCAAAACAATTTTCAACAATTATCCAACTTCAAAATGAGTTAGATAAAAAAATAATTATTAATCGCGGTGTTAGCGATATTAAAACATTAAATTCTAGATTTTTAGCACTTTTAGTTGAATTAGGTGAATTTGCAAATGAACAAAGATGTTTTAAATATTGAAGTTCAAAACCAAGTAGTGAAAAATCAGTAATGCTTGAAGAATATATTGATAGTCTTCATTTTATTCTTAGTATCGGTAATAGCCTTAATATTGATTTTCAAAATTTTAGTTTTTCAGAAAAAACAAATTATCAAGATCTTAATCTTGCATTCATTGATTTATTTGCTTTTGTTACAACTTTTTTTAAATCAAAATCAAGTAATGATTTTTTTGAATTATTAAATATTTATTTTACAATTGGTAAAAAATGTAACTTTAATAGTGAAGACATTATTTCTTGTTATATTTATAAAAATGAAATAAATCATTTACGACAATCACAAAATTATTAA
- the infC gene encoding translation initiation factor IF-3, with translation MAFKNNDNLWNSNIPFYEFLLIGNDGTNYGLMKKNDALKKAEDLGYDLLCISPNAKPPVCKMFKFDTYRFEQQKKEKEVKKAQKLTIVEEKEIRLSVVIDNNDIKTKANKARKFLSNGNKVKVTLKYRGRELHNPETGFEVITKFYKELEDICIYDKNFDKKEKNIQTIYLFPKKKN, from the coding sequence ATGGCTTTTAAAAATAATGATAATTTATGAAATAGTAATATTCCCTTTTATGAATTTTTATTAATTGGTAATGATGGTACTAATTATGGTTTAATGAAAAAAAATGATGCTTTAAAAAAAGCAGAAGATTTAGGATATGACCTATTATGTATATCACCAAATGCTAAACCACCTGTTTGTAAAATGTTTAAATTTGATACATATCGTTTTGAACAACAAAAAAAGGAAAAAGAAGTTAAAAAAGCACAAAAATTAACAATTGTTGAAGAAAAAGAAATTCGACTAAGTGTTGTTATTGATAACAATGACATTAAAACAAAGGCAAATAAGGCTCGTAAATTTCTAAGTAATGGTAACAAAGTAAAAGTTACATTAAAATATCGTGGTCGTGAATTACATAATCCTGAAACAGGATTTGAAGTAATTACAAAATTTTATAAAGAATTAGAAGATATTTGTATTTATGATAAAAACTTTGATAAAAAAGAAAAAAATATACAAACTATTTATCTTTTTCCAAAAAAGAAAAATTAA
- a CDS encoding Mbov_0401 family ICE element transposase-like protein — MFNYKNNLEYEINRIITNHVNKIHAFDEYFFQNRDKDRYKVAKKCNRSIIFEFGKMIFNQRVYWDKLKKKYYYPVYEEFNIEKRAKIISWLKEEIISYIGRKKHYQDIQDILKFTYVSKVTISKIHKNAKVQEKLPEQKFKVKNSEFIYINADDCYVPVWNKNHKREMQKIRSISYNTGKKQIGKNRNKLSNKIYTFMGDYKYSPKEDYLQANPTVDFTWNGLKKYYEFENAKLVVSGDGAGWIYNLAKYLGAYYVLDKYHAFYYLWTAYKPDKRKNKVNPENLKNFLKAWKYFCNGQYDELIAFLIETKVNKETLRIFENNKEGIINQPADWNIGCSAESDIQHLVKSQTKGAKIYAYPTLINMLVHKFK, encoded by the coding sequence ATGTTTAATTATAAAAATAATCTTGAATATGAAATTAATAGAATTATAACAAATCATGTTAATAAAATCCATGCTTTTGATGAATATTTTTTTCAAAATAGAGATAAAGATAGATATAAAGTTGCTAAAAAATGTAATCGTAGTATTATTTTTGAATTTGGTAAAATGATTTTTAATCAAAGAGTTTATTGAGATAAATTAAAGAAAAAATATTATTATCCAGTTTATGAAGAGTTTAATATTGAAAAAAGAGCAAAAATTATTAGTTGATTAAAAGAAGAAATAATATCATATATTGGAAGAAAGAAACATTATCAAGATATACAAGATATTTTAAAATTTACTTATGTTTCAAAAGTAACAATTAGTAAAATTCATAAAAATGCAAAAGTTCAAGAAAAATTACCAGAACAAAAATTTAAAGTTAAAAATAGTGAATTTATTTATATTAATGCTGATGATTGTTATGTTCCAGTTTGAAATAAAAATCATAAAAGAGAAATGCAAAAAATTCGTAGTATTTCATATAATACTGGTAAAAAACAAATAGGTAAAAATAGAAATAAATTATCAAATAAAATTTATACTTTTATGGGTGATTATAAATATAGTCCTAAAGAAGATTATTTACAAGCAAATCCTACAGTTGATTTTACTTGAAATGGATTAAAAAAATATTATGAATTTGAAAATGCAAAATTAGTAGTTTCTGGTGATGGTGCTGGATGAATATATAATTTAGCAAAATATTTGGGTGCTTATTATGTACTAGATAAATATCATGCTTTTTATTATTTATGAACAGCATATAAACCTGATAAAAGAAAAAATAAAGTTAATCCAGAAAATTTAAAAAACTTTTTAAAGGCTTGAAAATATTTTTGTAATGGTCAATATGATGAATTAATAGCATTTTTAATTGAAACAAAAGTAAATAAAGAAACTTTAAGAATTTTTGAAAATAATAAAGAAGGTATTATTAATCAACCTGCTGATTGAAATATTGGCTGTAGTGCTGAAAGTGATATTCAACATTTAGTTAAATCTCAAACTAAAGGTGCAAAAATATATGCTTATCCAACGTTAATTAATATGTTAGTACATAAATTTAAATAA
- the rplT gene encoding 50S ribosomal protein L20 → MARVKGGYTTNHRRKKILKAAKGYYGAKHSLYRTANEQVMNSLAYAYRDRKNCKREFRKLWIQRINAAVRNYDLSYSRFIDGLNKANINLNRKILSELSINQPEEFEKLVLASKSALAK, encoded by the coding sequence ATGGCTAGAGTTAAAGGCGGTTATACAACTAATCATCGTCGTAAAAAAATACTAAAAGCAGCAAAAGGATATTATGGAGCAAAACATAGTTTATATCGTACAGCAAATGAACAAGTAATGAACTCATTAGCATATGCTTATCGTGATCGTAAAAATTGTAAACGTGAGTTTCGCAAGTTATGAATTCAAAGAATTAATGCAGCTGTTCGTAATTATGATTTATCATATTCACGTTTTATTGATGGCTTAAATAAAGCTAATATTAATCTTAATCGTAAAATATTGTCTGAGTTATCAATTAATCAACCAGAAGAATTTGAAAAATTAGTTTTGGCATCAAAATCTGCTTTAGCAAAATAA
- a CDS encoding SprT family zinc-dependent metalloprotease, translated as MTNVKIFNYNNTKWEYIITYKQQKHMYLKVRNDQIIISAPFFMQEKLIEDFILKSLPKILKKKTILKPNIVINNNDSYLYFLSKKYKLIIKYHSKKTIIYFEFNNLVVCTNIQDDKQILIKIQKFLKEESKNIFMSRLQYWSEIMNIEFSVLKIRSMLNKWGVCQPNTKIITLNYKLIHFDYAVIDYVIIHELTHIIHAHHKKTFWNFVAQYCPDFQDCQKILKQGVMDETNNLT; from the coding sequence ATGACTAATGTTAAAATTTTCAATTATAATAATACAAAATGAGAATACATTATTACATATAAACAACAAAAACATATGTATTTAAAAGTGCGCAACGATCAAATTATTATTAGTGCTCCATTTTTTATGCAAGAAAAATTAATTGAAGATTTCATTTTAAAAAGTTTACCTAAAATTTTAAAAAAGAAAACTATATTAAAACCTAATATTGTTATTAATAATAATGACAGTTATCTTTATTTTTTAAGTAAAAAATATAAATTAATTATTAAGTATCATTCAAAAAAAACCATTATTTATTTTGAATTTAATAATTTGGTAGTATGCACAAATATTCAAGATGATAAGCAAATATTAATTAAAATTCAAAAATTTTTAAAAGAAGAGTCAAAAAATATTTTTATGAGTCGTTTACAATATTGATCAGAAATTATGAATATTGAGTTTTCAGTACTAAAAATTCGTTCGATGTTAAATAAATGAGGTGTTTGTCAACCAAATACTAAAATCATTACACTTAATTATAAATTAATTCATTTTGATTATGCTGTAATTGATTATGTTATAATTCATGAGTTAACGCATATAATTCATGCTCATCATAAAAAAACATTTTGAAATTTTGTTGCTCAATATTGTCCAGATTTTCAAGATTGTCAAAAAATATTAAAACAAGGAGTTATGGATGAAACAAATAACCTCACTTAA
- a CDS encoding RNA methyltransferase encodes MKQITSLKNPIIQELVLLHERKHRNVKKKFLIEGEHLISIALLKKRLLAVYVDEKYLDKYANLLKDCNNIEVTIVNSMIIKKISQQKTPQPIIGVCNIVKPLNYFYSSHIILIDTIQDPGNLGNILRSVTAFNISEVYLSNESVDLYNHKVISASQGAIFYTNVYYENFDQFLLKVKNANYMIYGTFLHEDNSTNLFEITFKQKNAFLFGNEGQGINKKYKDKINSNIFIPTSFNVESLNLATSIAIVTYCLFTSNILK; translated from the coding sequence ATGAAACAAATAACCTCACTTAAAAATCCAATAATTCAAGAATTAGTTTTATTACATGAAAGAAAACATCGCAATGTTAAAAAAAAGTTTTTAATTGAAGGAGAACATTTAATTAGTATTGCATTATTAAAAAAAAGATTACTTGCAGTATATGTTGATGAGAAGTATTTAGACAAATATGCAAATTTATTAAAAGATTGTAATAATATTGAAGTTACTATTGTAAATAGTATGATTATTAAAAAAATTTCACAACAAAAAACACCACAACCAATAATTGGCGTTTGTAATATTGTTAAACCTTTAAATTATTTTTATTCTTCTCATATTATTCTAATTGATACAATTCAAGATCCAGGTAATTTAGGAAATATTTTACGCAGTGTTACTGCTTTTAATATTTCTGAAGTATATTTATCGAATGAAAGCGTTGATTTATATAATCACAAAGTAATTAGTGCAAGTCAAGGAGCTATTTTTTATACTAATGTGTATTATGAAAATTTTGATCAATTTTTATTAAAAGTAAAAAATGCAAATTATATGATTTATGGTACATTTCTACATGAAGATAATAGTACTAATTTATTTGAAATTACCTTTAAGCAAAAGAATGCTTTTTTATTTGGCAATGAAGGACAAGGCATTAATAAAAAGTATAAAGATAAAATTAATAGTAATATTTTTATTCCAACTTCTTTTAATGTTGAATCATTAAATTTAGCAACAAGTATAGCAATAGTAACGTATTGCTTATTTACTAGTAATATATTAAAATAA
- a CDS encoding recombinase RecT, which yields MSNDLINNKNSLTIEQWFNEKNQGNIDNKEIQRFKSNVLAIKNQLGLPANKTTLEACYQATLLQLPLEKNFGYCWVVPFNRKYKDEQGNWKQIKEAQFQMGYKGYIQLALRSQQYKEINVSDVKFGEIKKIDRLKSMKFNWIQNELERLKEKTIGYVAYFS from the coding sequence ATGAGTAATGATTTAATTAATAATAAAAATTCATTAACTATTGAACAATGATTTAATGAAAAAAATCAAGGTAATATTGATAATAAAGAAATACAAAGATTTAAAAGTAATGTTTTAGCAATTAAAAATCAATTAGGATTACCAGCAAATAAAACAACTTTAGAAGCATGTTATCAAGCAACATTATTACAATTACCATTAGAAAAGAATTTTGGTTATTGTTGAGTTGTACCTTTTAATAGAAAATATAAAGATGAACAAGGAAATTGAAAACAGATTAAAGAAGCACAGTTTCAAATGGGTTATAAAGGTTATATTCAATTAGCATTACGTAGTCAACAATATAAAGAAATTAATGTAAGTGATGTTAAATTTGGTGAAATTAAAAAAATTGATAGATTAAAAAGTATGAAATTTAATTGAATTCAAAATGAATTAGAAAGATTAAAAGAAAAAACTATTGGTTATGTTGCTTATTTTAGCTAA
- a CDS encoding phage terminase large subunit, protein MLSNFDYLLDIAKRMYLKQPLNITKIKQLGSRKSGKTFSNIEFLGILLMLDNINIHAYLIRNMSKQLNDSWQELKQIIRATYPSINFIISETKKTIEFNGSKITCKYLHSQDNSNVKLTGLASNYLYDYVIIWSDERYEITENDYQDLKDAIRCANQLLEIESCNPWSILNEFIKKTINACPQNEKQIINEYE, encoded by the coding sequence ATGTTAAGTAATTTTGATTATTTATTAGATATTGCTAAAAGAATGTATTTAAAACAACCTTTAAATATTACTAAAATTAAACAATTAGGTAGTCGTAAATCTGGTAAAACATTTAGTAATATTGAATTCTTAGGTATTTTATTAATGTTAGATAATATTAATATTCATGCTTATTTAATTCGTAATATGTCAAAACAATTAAATGATAGTTGACAAGAATTAAAACAAATTATTAGAGCAACATATCCTAGTATTAATTTTATTATTAGTGAAACTAAAAAAACTATTGAATTTAATGGTAGTAAAATAACTTGTAAATATTTACATTCACAAGATAATAGTAATGTTAAATTAACTGGATTAGCAAGTAATTATTTATATGATTATGTAATTATATGAAGTGATGAAAGATATGAAATTACTGAAAATGATTATCAAGATTTAAAAGATGCTATTCGTTGTGCAAATCAATTATTAGAAATTGAAAGTTGTAATCCTTGAAGTATTTTAAATGAATTTATTAAAAAAACTATAAATGCTTGTCCACAAAATGAAAAACAAATTATTAATGAATATGAATAA
- the rpmI gene encoding 50S ribosomal protein L35 codes for MPKMKTKKALKKRIKVTGSGKWMRSGAFVSHLAQNKTTKQKRQLRGWSEVSASDYKRLKDLI; via the coding sequence ATGCCAAAAATGAAAACAAAAAAAGCTTTAAAAAAAAGAATTAAAGTAACAGGAAGTGGTAAATGAATGCGTAGTGGTGCTTTTGTTTCTCACTTAGCTCAAAATAAAACAACAAAACAAAAACGTCAATTACGTGGGTGAAGTGAAGTATCTGCTTCTGACTATAAGCGTTTAAAAGATTTAATTTAG